The window CAGTAGGCATGGTTGGCAATGTAGAGGGACTGTGCCGCTGCTCCGCCATCTTCTCCACTGCCTTCATACTTGCCCTGGGCCGCAAGCCCATTCACCTGCAAAAGAGCAGGTGGGAGGGGGGTTCGGGGGGAGTAAACAGGCTGACCCAGCCCACAGGGGCCAAGCCCTGCCCAGGCTGTAACCTCTGAGTGCCCCCTGCCTAGCTAtacccctctcccccaatcaCCACCTCTAGCTCCCAACCTCGGCCCGCTTGATGAACTCCTCAGTGGCAGCCCCAGCATTGTCTTGTTGCCCTCTCCAGGCATTGAGGGCAGAGGCCTGCAGGGCACGCCCATAGGAGAAGGTGAGGGCCCAGGGCCGAGGAAGGGGGCAGCGGTTGATAGCATTGAGGTTGAGTGATGCTTCCTCTTCACTCTGACCCCCAGACAGGAAGGTCACTCCTAGGGTAGAGTAGAGAAGACAAAGTGGTCAACTCTCAAGTTTTCTAGGGTACAGGACCCATGAAGACCACAAGAACCTGAGGATGGGTCTTAGGGATAGGAACAGGTTAGGAAGCACGGTGGTACCTGGGACAGCCGGGGGCACAGTGCGACGCAGGGCAGTGACAGTTGCCATGGCGATCTCCTCTGGGCTGTATTTAATGGGACAGGCGTGGCCAGGGGTCACCATGTTGGGCTTGAGCAGGGTCCCTTCAAGGTACACGTGATGGTCACTCAGGGCCTTGTACACGGCAGCCAAGACCTGGGGAATCAGAGGTTTACTAAGGTTCTGGACTCCTGTTTAACCCTCCCTGTTTAGGGGAAGGTGAGCCATGACTGGGAGGGTCAGTacaggctcaaattcacagatgTGTTCTTGGATGAAGTAAAAGAATGCTTGGGGAAAGTGCTTGCATCTAAGCCAAGGACTATGGGGAACAGGCTCCCCTGTCAGACTGTCCTTGCAGTGTCTGTAGCCAGGTGTGGACTCACCTTCTCCGTAACATACTGACAGCGTTTGAGGTCATGGTCTCCATCAGGCAGGATCTCAGGTTCCACAATAGGCACAATTCCATTCTGCAGGTAAGAGCAGAATAACTTGGGAGGGGCAGTAGGTAGGAGGGGAGAAAGCCCTGGTAACCCTCTCCCCACTAGGCACAGGGCACCCATCTGACCCcccctcacacatacacacacctgctGGCAGATGCTGGCATAGCGGGCCAGCACGTTGGCATTCTCCAGAATGGCAAGTGCTGAGGGTGTGCGCTCACTGATTTTCAGCACGCAACGCCACTTGGCAAAGTCGGCACCATCCTTCTTGTATTGGGCACAGCGTTCCGAGAGCCCATCCAGCCCTGTAGGCATAGTGCCAGCCTCatcactctgcccctctgtgcCAGC of the Neofelis nebulosa isolate mNeoNeb1 chromosome 16, mNeoNeb1.pri, whole genome shotgun sequence genome contains:
- the ALDOC gene encoding fructose-bisphosphate aldolase C translates to MPHSYPALSAEQKKELSDIALRIVAPGKGILAADESVGSMAKRLSQIGVENTEENRRLYRQVLFSADDRVKKCIGGVIFFHETLYQKDDSGVPFVRTIQDKGIVVGIKVDKGVVPLAGTDGETTTQGLDGLSERCAQYKKDGADFAKWRCVLKISERTPSALAILENANVLARYASICQQNGIVPIVEPEILPDGDHDLKRCQYVTEKVLAAVYKALSDHHVYLEGTLLKPNMVTPGHACPIKYSPEEIAMATVTALRRTVPPAVPGVTFLSGGQSEEEASLNLNAINRCPLPRPWALTFSYGRALQASALNAWRGQQDNAGAATEEFIKRAEVNGLAAQGKYEGSGEDGGAAAQSLYIANHAY